The following are encoded together in the Methylorubrum sp. B1-46 genome:
- a CDS encoding outer membrane protein: protein MRIATLAVLASVLISPAFAADLDYGVLRGADDDYLAPAPLIDWSGFYVGGHGGYSTASMGFTNVFGNPYREYFRARDIEAEFGVSSLLTFSSRRVHSTTYGAYAGYNVQFDDAVFGLEVDYTSFNKSGISYNEISRFYTTKANMFDIVNLRGFSKTELEDYGTIRGRAGYAFGSFLPFVTAGLAIGRATILDQPEVQNYGYDATAAAAYQANPRSGTPVTHHGYANGNTAFDPGAPQDPNKSVPDGFYQLPAKPKSKAVAGVALGGGIEYAITSNFLLRGEYQYVLFDDFDGHKVNINTVRGGAAIKF from the coding sequence ATGCGCATCGCGACCCTGGCTGTTCTGGCTTCCGTTCTGATTTCGCCCGCTTTCGCTGCCGATCTCGACTACGGCGTGCTGCGCGGCGCCGACGATGACTACCTCGCGCCGGCTCCGTTGATCGATTGGAGCGGTTTCTATGTCGGCGGACACGGGGGCTATTCGACTGCGTCTATGGGGTTCACGAACGTTTTCGGCAATCCATATCGCGAATACTTTCGTGCTCGCGACATTGAAGCCGAATTTGGCGTTTCTTCCCTGCTGACCTTTTCATCCCGGCGGGTCCATAGCACAACCTATGGTGCCTATGCCGGCTACAACGTCCAATTTGATGACGCCGTATTTGGCCTTGAGGTTGATTATACAAGCTTCAATAAGTCCGGGATTTCCTACAACGAAATCAGTCGCTTTTACACGACAAAAGCCAACATGTTCGACATCGTGAATCTGCGCGGATTCTCGAAGACTGAACTTGAGGATTACGGAACCATCCGCGGCCGAGCTGGCTACGCCTTTGGGAGCTTCCTGCCATTCGTCACGGCAGGTCTGGCGATCGGCCGCGCCACCATTCTGGACCAACCGGAAGTTCAAAATTACGGCTACGACGCGACCGCGGCTGCAGCCTATCAGGCCAATCCGAGGTCCGGTACTCCGGTCACCCACCACGGATACGCGAACGGAAACACTGCCTTCGATCCAGGCGCGCCTCAAGATCCGAACAAGTCAGTCCCCGATGGCTTCTATCAACTCCCTGCGAAGCCCAAAAGCAAAGCGGTCGCTGGCGTCGCGCTGGGTGGCGGTATCGAGTACGCGATTACGTCGAATTTTCTTCTGCGCGGCGAGTATCAATACGTGCTCTTTGACGATTTCGATGGGCACAAGGTGAACATCAATACCGTTCGCGGTGGTGCCGCCATCAAGTTCTGA
- a CDS encoding outer membrane protein, with translation MIASHRLALAATLATGTLLGVLTGTCALPGSASAADLLPPPPALAEPVAIGSGWYLRGDFTQSWYEHPRDDAIPDPSDPAMPPLVGLRLSSEAGYGGGVGYQINPWLRVDTTIDQRGASSFRGYSSRSVFQTGYNLEAGKVDVLTGLVNVYADIGTWYGFTPYVGAGVGFADKRMSRNYTQTTCLIDGCDGAAGTGPRDAAFRANHSVTTFAWALTAGVSYDIGAGFSLDAAYRYINLGKIRSGLDEYGGLTRVKDLAANEFRVGLRYRFADGLLPSAARNFGN, from the coding sequence ATGATTGCATCGCATCGTCTGGCGCTGGCGGCCACGCTCGCGACCGGCACGCTCCTCGGGGTCCTGACCGGCACGTGCGCGCTACCCGGAAGCGCCTCGGCTGCGGATCTGCTTCCGCCGCCGCCCGCTCTGGCCGAACCGGTCGCCATCGGCAGCGGCTGGTATCTTCGGGGCGACTTCACCCAGAGCTGGTACGAGCATCCGCGCGACGACGCCATTCCCGATCCGAGCGACCCCGCCATGCCGCCGCTGGTCGGATTGCGGCTGAGCTCGGAAGCCGGCTACGGCGGCGGTGTCGGCTATCAGATCAATCCCTGGCTGCGCGTCGATACCACGATCGACCAGCGCGGCGCCTCGTCCTTCCGCGGCTATTCCTCGCGCTCGGTGTTCCAGACCGGCTACAACCTTGAGGCGGGCAAGGTCGACGTGCTGACCGGCCTCGTCAACGTCTATGCCGATATCGGGACGTGGTACGGCTTCACGCCCTATGTCGGCGCCGGCGTCGGCTTCGCCGACAAGCGCATGAGCCGCAACTACACGCAGACGACCTGCCTGATCGATGGCTGCGACGGGGCCGCCGGCACCGGCCCGCGCGACGCCGCCTTCCGCGCCAACCACTCGGTCACGACCTTCGCCTGGGCCCTGACCGCCGGTGTCTCCTACGATATCGGTGCCGGCTTCAGCCTCGATGCCGCCTATCGCTACATCAATCTTGGCAAGATTCGCAGCGGGCTCGACGAGTATGGCGGCCTGACCCGCGTGAAGGATCTGGCAGCCAACGAGTTCAGGGTCGGCCTGCGCTATCGCTTCGCCGACGGCCTCCTCCCATCTGCGGCGCGGAACTTCGGCAACTGA
- a CDS encoding outer membrane protein codes for MRRRSRIPALARSLTLLAGVGVPCLAQAADLLPPPPPMPAPLPEPEVFAGGWYLRVDGGYGSLDLRKSIAEDVSHPPKPYDYAVIQDKVSNQYFVGGGLGYQINPWLRVDATGEYRFRSKWTFVAEDKTFGGSGGYNVTSGKFDSIVGLANGYVDLGTWYGVTPFIGAGVGVAHHSFGGVTDKGFGAYEGGYGIGRHNERTNFAWALHAGLGYAVTQNVRFEAAYRYLNMGEATTGVVTCTLDCPKTVYRVKELEAHDVKVGLRYMFGAPVAVAAVDYAPPPPLVRKY; via the coding sequence ATGCGCCGCCGCTCCAGAATTCCCGCACTGGCGCGCTCTCTCACGCTCCTCGCGGGCGTCGGGGTGCCCTGCTTGGCACAGGCTGCCGACCTGCTGCCGCCACCGCCCCCCATGCCCGCGCCGCTGCCGGAACCGGAGGTGTTCGCCGGCGGCTGGTACCTGCGCGTCGATGGCGGTTACGGCTCGCTCGACCTGCGCAAGAGCATTGCCGAAGACGTTTCACACCCGCCGAAGCCGTACGACTACGCCGTCATCCAGGACAAGGTGTCGAACCAGTACTTCGTCGGCGGCGGTCTCGGCTACCAGATCAATCCCTGGCTCCGCGTCGATGCGACCGGTGAGTACCGCTTCCGCAGCAAGTGGACGTTCGTCGCCGAGGACAAGACTTTCGGCGGTTCCGGCGGCTACAACGTTACCAGCGGCAAGTTCGATTCCATCGTCGGCCTCGCCAACGGCTACGTCGATCTCGGCACGTGGTACGGCGTGACGCCGTTCATCGGCGCCGGCGTCGGCGTTGCCCATCACAGCTTCGGCGGCGTGACCGACAAGGGCTTCGGCGCCTACGAGGGCGGCTACGGGATCGGCCGTCACAACGAGCGGACGAACTTTGCCTGGGCGCTCCATGCCGGTCTCGGCTACGCCGTGACGCAGAACGTCCGTTTTGAGGCCGCTTACCGCTACCTCAACATGGGCGAGGCCACGACCGGCGTCGTCACATGCACTCTGGACTGCCCGAAGACGGTCTATCGAGTGAAGGAGCTTGAGGCGCACGACGTCAAGGTCGGCCTTCGCTACATGTTCGGTGCCCCGGTCGCCGTCGCCGCAGTCGACTATGCGCCGCCCCCGCCGCTGGTTCGCAAATACTGA
- the glmM gene encoding phosphoglucosamine mutase: MRKHFGTDGIRGRANGVITPELALKVGQAAGLIFQRGDHRHRVVIGKDTRLSGYMIETALVAGFTSVGMDVLLLGPMPTPAVAMLTRSMRADIGVMISASHNPFEDNGIKLFGPDGFKLNDELELEIESLIDGDMRRRLAGSRDLGRAKRIESVHARYIEFAKRTLPRHVTLDGLRVVVDCANGAAYRVAPETLWELGAEVIAIGVEPDGFNINQDVGSTAPEALVQKVRELRADVGIALDGDADRVLIVDEKGQKVDGDQLMAAVARSWKEDERLTQPGLVATIMSNLGLERFINGLGLTLARTAVGDRYVLEHMREHGYNLGGEQSGHIIMSDYATTGDGLVAALQLLSVVKRRNLPVSEVCHCFEPLPQILKNVRFRSGEPLRADSVVTAIAHAKDRLGQSGRLVIRPSGTEPVIRVMAEGDDHDLVAEVVDEVVDAVTRAAA; encoded by the coding sequence TTGCGCAAACACTTCGGAACCGACGGCATCCGCGGCCGGGCCAACGGCGTCATCACGCCGGAACTCGCCCTCAAGGTCGGGCAGGCCGCGGGCCTGATCTTCCAGCGCGGCGACCATCGCCATCGCGTCGTGATCGGCAAGGATACCCGGCTCTCGGGCTACATGATCGAGACCGCGCTGGTGGCCGGCTTCACTTCGGTCGGCATGGACGTGCTGCTGCTGGGTCCGATGCCGACTCCCGCCGTCGCCATGCTGACCCGCTCCATGCGCGCCGATATCGGCGTAATGATCTCGGCCTCGCACAACCCGTTCGAGGACAACGGCATCAAGCTGTTCGGGCCCGACGGGTTCAAGCTCAACGACGAGTTGGAGCTTGAGATCGAGAGCCTGATCGACGGCGACATGCGCCGCCGCCTCGCCGGGTCGCGCGACCTCGGCCGAGCCAAGCGGATCGAGAGCGTGCATGCCCGCTACATCGAGTTCGCCAAGCGCACGCTGCCCCGCCACGTCACCCTCGACGGCCTGCGCGTCGTCGTGGACTGCGCCAATGGCGCCGCCTACCGTGTCGCCCCGGAGACGCTCTGGGAGCTGGGCGCCGAGGTGATCGCCATCGGCGTCGAGCCGGACGGCTTCAATATCAACCAGGATGTCGGCTCGACCGCGCCGGAAGCCCTCGTACAGAAGGTGCGCGAGCTGCGCGCCGATGTCGGCATCGCCCTCGACGGTGACGCCGACCGGGTGCTCATCGTCGACGAGAAGGGCCAGAAGGTCGATGGCGACCAGCTCATGGCGGCCGTGGCCCGCTCGTGGAAAGAGGACGAGCGGCTCACACAGCCGGGCCTCGTCGCCACCATCATGTCGAATCTCGGCCTCGAACGCTTCATCAACGGGCTCGGCCTGACGCTCGCCCGCACAGCCGTCGGCGACCGCTACGTGCTCGAACACATGCGCGAGCACGGCTACAATCTCGGCGGCGAGCAATCCGGCCACATCATCATGTCGGATTACGCGACCACGGGCGACGGCTTGGTGGCCGCCCTACAGCTCCTCAGCGTCGTCAAGCGCCGCAACCTGCCGGTGAGCGAAGTCTGCCACTGCTTTGAGCCGCTTCCGCAGATCCTCAAGAACGTCCGCTTCCGCTCCGGCGAGCCGCTGCGCGCGGATTCGGTGGTGACGGCCATCGCCCATGCCAAGGACCGTCTCGGCCAGTCGGGCCGCCTCGTGATCCGTCCCTCGGGCACGGAACCCGTCATCCGCGTGATGGCCGAGGGCGACGACCATGACCTCGTCGCCGAGGTGGTGGACGAGGTGGTCGACGCCGTGACCCGCGCGGCGGCCTGA
- a CDS encoding sulfite exporter TauE/SafE family protein → MPSSVIVIVALGAAIAGFVQGLSGFAFGLVAMSIWVWVIDPQLAAALAVTGALAGQVVAAFTVRRGFAFGLLAPFVLGGLAGVPLGAFLLPHLDLHWFKALLGAVLVLWCPAMLLSKDLPRITVGGRIADAAIGLGGGFLGGLGGFTGTLPTLWCTLRGYERDVQRAVIQNFNLSMLAVTLLVYVASGLITRTMLPMIGLVLPAMLVPAVVGARIYVGLSEAAFRRLVLGLLTASGIALLVASVPQLLR, encoded by the coding sequence ATGCCGAGTTCGGTCATCGTGATCGTCGCTCTCGGCGCAGCGATCGCCGGCTTCGTCCAGGGCCTGTCCGGCTTCGCCTTCGGCCTCGTGGCCATGTCGATCTGGGTGTGGGTGATCGATCCGCAGCTTGCGGCGGCGCTGGCGGTCACCGGCGCCCTGGCAGGCCAGGTCGTCGCCGCCTTCACCGTGCGCAGAGGCTTCGCCTTCGGCCTGCTGGCCCCCTTCGTCCTCGGCGGCCTCGCCGGGGTGCCGCTCGGGGCCTTCCTGTTGCCGCATCTCGACCTGCACTGGTTCAAGGCCCTCCTCGGGGCCGTGCTCGTCCTGTGGTGCCCGGCGATGCTCCTGTCGAAGGACCTCCCGCGGATCACCGTCGGCGGCCGGATCGCCGACGCGGCCATCGGCCTCGGCGGCGGCTTCCTCGGCGGTCTCGGCGGGTTCACGGGTACGCTGCCGACGCTCTGGTGCACGCTCCGCGGCTACGAGCGGGACGTCCAGCGCGCCGTCATCCAGAACTTCAACCTGTCGATGCTCGCGGTCACCCTGCTGGTCTACGTCGCCTCAGGGCTCATCACCCGCACCATGCTGCCGATGATCGGGCTGGTGCTCCCGGCCATGCTCGTTCCCGCGGTCGTCGGCGCCCGCATCTATGTCGGATTGAGTGAAGCGGCATTCCGCAGGCTCGTCCTCGGGCTCCTCACCGCTTCGGGCATCGCCCTGCTCGTCGCATCGGTCCCGCAACTTCTTCGATGA
- the ftsH gene encoding ATP-dependent zinc metalloprotease FtsH, translating into MNPNFRNFALWVVIFLLVLALVTLFQNPGHRGGGSEIAYSQLLNDADAGKIQSVTISGQDVSGTYVGGGNFSSYLPNDPSLVSKLQAKGVQITARPPSDNTPWFIQLLVSWLPILVFIGAWIFLSRQMQSGAGRAMGFGKSKAKLLNEAHGRVSFEDVAGVEEAKEDLQEIVEFLRDPQKFQRLGGRIPRGVLLVGPPGTGKTLIARAVAGEANVPFFTISGSDFVEMFVGVGASRVRDMFEQAKKNAPCIIFIDEIDAVGRHRGAGLGGGNDEREQTLNQLLVEMDGFEANEGVIIIAATNRPDVLDPALLRPGRFDRQIMVPNPDVTGRERILRVHVRKVPLAPDVDLKTIARGTPGFSGADLMNLVNESALLAARRGKRIVTMHEFEDAKDKVMMGAERRTLVMTEDEKRLTAYHEGGHAIVALNVPATDPVHKATIIPRGRALGMVMQLPERDKLSMSFEQMTSRLAIMMGGRIAEEMIFGKDKVTSGAQSDIEQATRLAKMMVTRWGFSPELGTVAYGDNNDEVFLGMSMGRQQTVSEATAQKIDAEVRRLVEAGLEEARRILAEHKDDLEALAQGLLEYETLSGEEIRKLLQGEPPVRDSGDVPPTPARGSPVPSTGRGRPRGSDGGLEPSPQPQG; encoded by the coding sequence ATGAACCCGAATTTCCGCAATTTCGCCCTGTGGGTCGTCATCTTCCTGCTGGTGCTCGCCCTTGTGACCCTGTTCCAGAACCCGGGTCACCGCGGCGGCGGCAGCGAGATCGCCTACAGCCAGCTCCTGAACGACGCCGATGCCGGCAAGATCCAGTCCGTCACGATCTCGGGTCAGGATGTCAGCGGCACCTACGTGGGCGGCGGCAACTTCTCCAGCTACCTCCCGAACGATCCGAGCCTCGTCTCGAAGCTGCAGGCCAAGGGCGTGCAGATCACTGCGCGTCCGCCCTCCGACAACACGCCCTGGTTCATCCAGCTGCTCGTGAGTTGGCTGCCGATCCTCGTGTTCATCGGCGCCTGGATCTTCCTCTCGCGCCAGATGCAATCTGGCGCGGGCCGCGCCATGGGCTTCGGAAAGTCGAAGGCCAAGCTCCTAAACGAGGCGCACGGCCGCGTCTCCTTCGAGGATGTCGCCGGCGTCGAGGAGGCCAAAGAGGATCTGCAGGAGATCGTTGAGTTCCTGCGCGACCCGCAGAAGTTCCAGCGCCTCGGCGGCCGCATCCCGCGCGGCGTGCTGCTCGTCGGCCCGCCCGGCACAGGTAAGACCCTGATCGCACGCGCGGTTGCGGGTGAGGCCAACGTGCCCTTCTTCACGATCTCGGGCTCCGACTTCGTCGAGATGTTCGTCGGCGTCGGCGCTTCGCGCGTGCGCGACATGTTCGAGCAGGCCAAGAAGAACGCGCCCTGCATCATCTTCATCGACGAGATCGATGCGGTCGGTCGTCACCGCGGCGCCGGTCTCGGCGGCGGCAACGACGAGCGTGAGCAGACGCTGAACCAGCTCCTCGTGGAGATGGATGGCTTCGAGGCCAACGAAGGCGTCATCATCATCGCGGCGACCAACCGTCCCGACGTGCTCGACCCGGCGCTGCTGCGTCCCGGCCGCTTCGACCGTCAGATCATGGTGCCGAACCCGGACGTCACCGGCCGCGAGCGCATCCTGCGCGTCCACGTCCGCAAGGTCCCTCTGGCGCCCGACGTCGATCTCAAGACCATCGCCCGCGGCACCCCCGGCTTCTCGGGCGCCGACCTGATGAACCTCGTCAACGAATCCGCTCTCCTCGCCGCGCGACGCGGAAAGCGCATCGTGACGATGCATGAGTTTGAGGACGCCAAGGACAAGGTGATGATGGGCGCCGAGCGGCGTACCCTGGTCATGACTGAGGACGAGAAGCGGCTCACCGCCTATCACGAGGGTGGCCACGCCATCGTCGCCCTGAACGTCCCGGCCACCGATCCGGTTCACAAGGCGACGATCATCCCCCGCGGCCGTGCGCTGGGCATGGTCATGCAGTTGCCCGAGCGCGACAAGCTGTCGATGTCGTTCGAGCAAATGACCTCCCGTCTGGCGATCATGATGGGCGGGCGCATCGCCGAGGAAATGATCTTCGGCAAGGACAAGGTGACTTCGGGGGCCCAGTCCGACATCGAGCAGGCGACGCGGCTGGCCAAGATGATGGTCACCCGCTGGGGCTTTTCGCCGGAACTCGGCACCGTGGCCTACGGCGACAACAACGACGAGGTCTTCCTCGGCATGTCGATGGGCCGTCAGCAGACGGTCTCGGAGGCCACCGCCCAGAAGATCGACGCCGAGGTGCGCCGCCTCGTCGAAGCCGGCCTGGAGGAGGCCCGCCGCATCCTCGCCGAGCACAAGGATGACCTCGAAGCGCTGGCGCAGGGCCTGCTCGAATACGAGACCCTCTCGGGCGAGGAGATCCGCAAGCTGCTCCAGGGCGAGCCGCCGGTGCGCGACTCGGGCGACGTGCCGCCGACGCCCGCGCGCGGCTCCCCGGTGCCCTCGACCGGGCGCGGCCGTCCCCGCGGCAGCGACGGTGGGCTGGAACCGAGCCCGCAGCCGCAGGGCTGA